One bacterium genomic window carries:
- the sprA gene encoding cell surface protein SprA: MDTTRGILIESDQFRKIEPAYDSLYTRVEISIRGSKQNLYQPLVLDYAQYRDLRFAYDLRKVFREITIKDFKAAAAARAGEGIAIDVPFRIKSKTFRRIFGGDNIGLRVQGTITIDGKLRQQKFDELQAANQRNSNTNFNIDMTQRFTIAGKIGEKVQVDVNQDSERLFDFENSLKLTYTGDKDEIIQKVEAGNVSLNLGTRLATFSGQNKGLFGLKTEAKIGALSLTGIASLERGQKNKQRPNDDARRAQWSENDFLQNVYFWITDQAFSSSNGSRYVDGYRENYRRLSNRQHVVADVPLSEIEVWVSSDVPTGGLQGVQTSDGFAVAIQNFDRLELPEDSIRSGQNEYNGTFRRLTPETDYLFDRQLGYIRLRTPLQNNTALACAFVTVDGDTFGTISADTSGVRLILLRPQVPAPSDLSWNLMFRHVYSVQTANIDAANFQMRIVRGEANAGGEEEGLSTGETYLSFFQFDREGNTGGTTPDGLVDNYSAILDPEHGEIHFLDLTPFSPSGVYDLAGPNPTELSLLWDLASLEATDSAGYVDSTMYTQVASQVAQGGRKWIFRTEYKGATSQYNLGPLVLEGSEEVTLNGVPLVRGSDYTIDYLSGELKILNEAAKAANANLEITYESGQVFQLDRKTLLGARAEYELWQDSYVGGMMLYLNEKSLDKRVRIGNEPIRNTLYDLNTQLKFKPTFLTALADRLPLVRTNAPSEFVIDGEVAQVFPNPNSLSNSATGDLNGVAFLDDYESSRRSAPLGLLRKNWQISSIPENPAIDSLRGRFRWWNPRPEEQVRVQDVYPEREVNSQVADRLQSMILEFVPDQSTGRPEESWGGVMRYLGAGYEDQSRAQFLEFWIQLPAREGGELVVDLGALSEDALPNDSMDTEDRPEPGEIVSSPRREYGNGVLSPDEDTGIDSVDAPDPEDMAYWNGPTRPPVPSWDDWQYTIGSSDYKFINGTENSLNDESGNIPDSEDLNGNGTLDQANDYFSYTIELNDNNPYIVGGQTNERRWRLFRIPLDSDDPAVLRTVGNPSLTNIRFARMYMTGRTDSSRIQIVQNDIVSNEWLPQYVNADSTEFVSVAVINNHENPGYESPPGVQGEIDPITNLRQREQSLVLKINELGGAGAPTEFFVAKNLFQQLNMIEYKRLKMFIHGGGIDEALFEDEQYQLVLRLGSSYSNTSDNYYDIVKTIYKGWDARNAIDVAMNDLSILNAWRADSTRAGWDRRIATTNGRFGVALDTLNFPQDSLIIDGRPSLQNVGFIALGIRAKKHYNNIGDEIWVDELRVSDIYKDPGTAGEFATTLKIADLLTANGSYTERDADFHNVNTRTGDQRSTTQLRGSLNLSLHKFGLENYGFQLPVSVNRTETDEVPKYVPNTDARVDQDHPDSTVVSRAVTTTFNASYSKSGNSKNPLVRWTMEKLRLGWDHSVSSRKDYLTLRQDQTTTNARAEYAFPTASGRGIAPLWFLQSTPLLSELGNPHIFIKPKQLSGNINARRSNSVRQTRAGVSTASPDFGAQASGSIGWDITQTLGTGFASSYGWTMLDIDSLDTNNDGRIDSITASAKTWKDLTNLNRRELNAEGWNWINTYSPQFGRWLQPSFNYNATYNFGNPNRSNSANQSVANNATLGGDLSLDMKQIFGGGGGLRRGDARDRARSLSQKTDSTQHDSTSAPAERGPGFSPLKFAGKALWPVKTALLLLDPIQLSMDKAKRHSQNAVKGQADLNYRLGFTTDPGIATDTALVSNPQSNETFDYTARSGIRLSRDIRTSFSWSLRTAENTAQTVTGSNEQTYFWIADDNGIVTELPFADVTMDWTGLERLPFVSKAARTISLNSGLSTRFKEDWKNDANNIDARNYSRQWNPLIGVNVSWLNGLESQLRINAASTLTDAVVQRSKARTSSRGATGSVSYTLRSGFRLPVLWFGSMRLENSTTFSLNLDYQTSINENTQTPGQNNWSTRRDEVQWSIQPRMTYSFSNTVQGGAQIQYQQTKDKITDKGSRLFEFGINVNIAIRG, from the coding sequence ATGGACACGACCCGGGGTATCCTGATCGAATCCGATCAGTTCCGCAAGATTGAACCGGCCTATGATTCCCTCTACACGCGGGTTGAAATTTCGATTCGCGGCAGCAAGCAGAATCTCTACCAGCCGCTCGTTCTCGACTACGCGCAGTACCGCGATTTGCGCTTTGCCTACGACCTGCGCAAGGTCTTCCGCGAGATTACGATCAAGGATTTCAAGGCCGCCGCCGCCGCCCGGGCCGGGGAAGGCATCGCGATTGACGTGCCCTTCCGCATCAAGTCCAAGACCTTCCGGCGTATCTTCGGCGGTGACAACATCGGCTTGCGCGTGCAGGGTACGATTACCATTGACGGCAAGCTGCGCCAGCAGAAATTCGACGAATTGCAGGCCGCCAACCAGCGCAACAGCAACACGAATTTCAATATTGATATGACGCAGCGCTTCACCATCGCCGGCAAGATCGGTGAAAAGGTGCAAGTTGACGTTAATCAGGACTCCGAACGGCTCTTCGACTTCGAGAACTCGCTCAAGCTCACCTACACGGGTGACAAAGACGAGATCATTCAAAAGGTCGAAGCTGGAAACGTCTCGCTCAATCTCGGCACGCGGCTGGCGACGTTCTCCGGACAGAATAAAGGTCTGTTCGGCTTGAAGACCGAGGCGAAGATCGGCGCGCTGTCGCTGACCGGTATCGCCTCGCTCGAGCGCGGCCAGAAGAACAAACAGCGCCCCAACGACGACGCGCGCCGCGCGCAGTGGTCCGAAAACGACTTCCTGCAGAACGTCTACTTCTGGATCACCGATCAAGCATTCTCGTCGAGCAACGGATCCCGGTACGTGGACGGCTACCGCGAAAACTACCGCCGTCTCAGTAACCGTCAACACGTCGTTGCGGATGTGCCACTCTCCGAAATCGAAGTCTGGGTCTCCTCCGACGTGCCGACGGGCGGGTTGCAAGGCGTACAGACCAGTGACGGCTTTGCCGTGGCCATTCAGAATTTCGACCGCCTGGAATTGCCCGAAGACTCTATTCGCTCGGGACAGAACGAATACAACGGCACCTTCCGCCGCCTGACGCCTGAAACGGATTATCTGTTCGACCGGCAGTTGGGCTATATTCGTTTGCGCACGCCGCTGCAGAACAACACGGCCTTGGCCTGCGCCTTCGTAACGGTGGACGGCGACACGTTCGGCACGATCAGCGCGGACACCTCCGGTGTGCGCCTGATTCTGCTGCGGCCGCAAGTCCCGGCGCCCTCGGATTTGAGCTGGAACCTGATGTTCCGCCATGTCTACTCGGTGCAAACAGCCAATATTGATGCAGCCAACTTCCAGATGCGCATTGTGCGCGGTGAAGCCAACGCCGGCGGTGAAGAAGAAGGCCTGAGTACGGGCGAAACCTATCTTTCGTTCTTCCAATTTGACCGCGAAGGCAACACCGGCGGCACAACGCCCGATGGACTAGTGGACAACTACTCGGCGATTCTCGATCCCGAGCACGGCGAGATTCACTTTCTTGATTTGACTCCGTTCAGCCCTTCCGGCGTCTACGATCTTGCCGGCCCGAACCCGACCGAACTCTCGTTGCTGTGGGATCTCGCGTCGCTTGAAGCCACTGATTCGGCGGGCTACGTGGATTCCACGATGTACACGCAGGTCGCCTCGCAGGTTGCCCAGGGCGGCCGCAAGTGGATATTCCGCACCGAGTACAAAGGCGCCACCTCGCAATACAATCTCGGGCCGCTCGTTCTGGAAGGCTCCGAAGAGGTCACGCTTAACGGCGTGCCGCTCGTGCGCGGCAGCGACTATACGATTGACTATCTGTCGGGCGAACTCAAGATTCTCAACGAAGCCGCCAAGGCCGCCAACGCCAATCTCGAGATCACCTACGAGTCCGGACAGGTGTTCCAGCTTGATCGCAAGACGCTGCTCGGCGCGCGCGCCGAATACGAACTCTGGCAGGATTCGTACGTTGGCGGCATGATGCTCTACCTGAACGAAAAGTCCCTCGACAAGCGCGTGCGCATCGGCAATGAACCGATTCGCAACACGCTCTACGACTTGAACACCCAGCTCAAGTTCAAGCCGACTTTTCTCACGGCCCTCGCCGATCGGTTGCCGCTCGTGCGCACGAATGCGCCGTCTGAATTCGTGATTGACGGTGAGGTCGCGCAGGTCTTCCCGAATCCGAACTCGCTGTCGAACTCCGCGACCGGCGACCTCAATGGCGTGGCCTTCCTCGATGACTACGAGTCGTCGCGCCGTTCGGCGCCGCTCGGACTCTTGCGCAAGAATTGGCAAATCTCTTCGATCCCCGAAAATCCCGCAATTGACTCGCTGCGCGGCCGCTTCCGCTGGTGGAATCCGCGCCCCGAAGAACAGGTTCGCGTGCAGGACGTCTATCCCGAACGCGAAGTCAATTCGCAGGTGGCCGACCGCCTGCAGTCCATGATTCTCGAATTTGTGCCCGACCAATCCACCGGTCGACCCGAAGAGAGCTGGGGCGGCGTGATGCGCTATCTTGGTGCGGGTTACGAAGACCAGTCGCGCGCGCAGTTCCTGGAGTTCTGGATTCAGTTGCCCGCGCGGGAGGGCGGTGAATTGGTCGTAGACCTCGGTGCGCTCTCCGAAGACGCGCTGCCCAACGACTCCATGGACACTGAGGATCGCCCTGAGCCCGGCGAAATCGTCTCCTCTCCGCGCCGCGAATATGGCAACGGCGTGCTGAGCCCCGATGAAGACACCGGTATTGACAGCGTGGATGCACCCGATCCCGAGGACATGGCGTATTGGAACGGCCCGACCCGGCCGCCTGTGCCGTCGTGGGACGATTGGCAGTATACGATCGGGTCGAGCGATTACAAGTTCATCAACGGCACCGAAAACAGTCTCAACGACGAGTCCGGCAATATTCCCGACAGCGAAGACCTAAATGGCAACGGCACGCTCGATCAGGCCAACGACTACTTCAGCTACACGATTGAGCTGAACGACAACAATCCTTATATCGTCGGCGGTCAGACCAATGAACGCCGCTGGCGTCTGTTCCGTATTCCGCTCGACAGCGACGATCCCGCCGTCTTGCGCACGGTCGGCAATCCCAGTCTGACCAACATCCGCTTCGCGCGTATGTACATGACGGGCCGCACCGACTCTTCGCGCATCCAGATCGTGCAGAACGACATCGTCTCCAACGAGTGGCTGCCGCAGTACGTGAACGCTGACTCCACCGAGTTTGTGTCCGTCGCCGTCATCAACAACCACGAAAATCCCGGTTACGAGAGCCCGCCCGGCGTGCAAGGTGAGATTGATCCGATCACCAATCTGCGCCAGCGCGAGCAGAGTCTAGTGCTCAAGATCAATGAACTGGGCGGCGCCGGTGCACCCACGGAATTCTTTGTGGCCAAGAACCTGTTCCAGCAGCTCAATATGATCGAGTACAAGCGGCTGAAGATGTTCATCCACGGCGGCGGCATAGACGAAGCGCTCTTCGAAGACGAGCAGTATCAGCTTGTCCTCCGTCTCGGTTCGTCCTATTCGAACACGAGCGACAACTATTACGACATCGTCAAGACGATCTACAAGGGTTGGGACGCGCGCAACGCGATAGACGTGGCCATGAATGACCTGTCGATCCTCAATGCCTGGCGCGCCGATTCGACCCGCGCCGGCTGGGACCGCCGTATCGCCACGACGAACGGCCGCTTCGGCGTTGCGCTTGATACCCTCAACTTCCCGCAAGACAGCCTGATCATTGACGGCCGCCCGTCGCTGCAAAACGTTGGTTTCATCGCCCTCGGCATTCGCGCCAAGAAGCACTACAACAATATTGGCGATGAAATCTGGGTGGACGAACTGCGTGTCTCCGACATCTACAAAGATCCTGGTACCGCCGGCGAATTTGCCACGACCCTCAAAATCGCCGACTTGCTGACGGCGAACGGTTCTTACACCGAGCGCGACGCCGACTTCCACAATGTCAACACCCGTACAGGCGATCAGCGCTCGACCACGCAATTGCGCGGTTCGCTGAATCTGTCGCTGCACAAGTTCGGCCTCGAAAATTACGGCTTTCAACTTCCCGTCAGCGTCAACCGCACAGAGACAGACGAAGTACCGAAGTACGTGCCGAATACCGACGCTCGCGTGGATCAGGATCACCCCGATTCGACGGTTGTCTCGCGCGCCGTGACGACCACCTTCAACGCCAGCTACTCCAAGTCGGGCAACTCGAAGAACCCGCTGGTGCGTTGGACGATGGAGAAGCTGCGGCTCGGTTGGGATCACTCCGTTTCCTCGCGCAAGGACTACCTGACCTTGCGTCAGGATCAGACGACGACCAACGCCCGTGCCGAATATGCCTTCCCCACGGCCAGCGGTCGCGGCATCGCGCCGCTCTGGTTTTTGCAATCCACGCCATTGCTCTCCGAGTTGGGCAATCCACATATCTTCATCAAGCCTAAGCAGCTTTCCGGCAACATCAACGCCCGGCGCTCAAACTCCGTGCGCCAGACGCGTGCCGGCGTAAGCACGGCATCGCCCGATTTCGGGGCACAGGCCTCGGGCAGCATCGGCTGGGATATCACGCAGACGTTGGGCACCGGCTTTGCTTCGAGCTACGGTTGGACGATGCTGGACATTGACTCGCTCGATACGAACAACGACGGGCGCATTGACTCGATCACGGCCTCCGCCAAGACCTGGAAAGATCTCACCAATCTGAATCGCCGCGAGCTCAATGCCGAAGGCTGGAACTGGATCAATACCTATTCGCCGCAGTTCGGTCGCTGGCTTCAGCCGTCCTTTAATTACAACGCGACCTACAACTTTGGCAACCCCAACCGCTCTAACTCTGCCAATCAGTCCGTTGCCAACAACGCCACGCTCGGCGGCGATCTGTCGCTCGATATGAAGCAGATTTTCGGCGGCGGCGGCGGACTGCGCCGCGGTGACGCGCGTGACCGCGCGCGCAGTCTCTCGCAAAAGACCGATTCTACACAACACGACTCGACCTCGGCTCCCGCTGAACGCGGACCCGGCTTCTCACCGTTGAAGTTTGCGGGCAAGGCCCTCTGGCCGGTGAAGACCGCCCTGCTATTGCTCGACCCGATCCAGTTGAGCATGGACAAAGCCAAGCGTCATTCACAAAACGCCGTCAAAGGCCAGGCCGATCTCAACTATCGCCTGGGCTTCACAACCGATCCCGGGATTGCAACCGACACCGCGCTCGTCAGCAATCCGCAATCGAATGAGACGTTTGACTACACCGCGCGCTCGGGCATTCGCCTGTCCCGCGACATCCGCACTTCGTTCTCATGGAGCCTGCGCACCGCCGAGAATACCGCGCAGACGGTTACGGGTTCGAACGAACAGACCTATTTCTGGATCGCCGACGACAACGGCATCGTCACCGAACTGCCCTTCGCGGATGTGACGATGGATTGGACCGGACTGGAACGTCTGCCCTTCGTGTCCAAGGCGGCCCGCACGATCTCGCTCAACAGCGGACTTTCGACGCGCTTCAAAGAAGATTGGAAAAACGACGCGAACAACATTGACGCGCGCAACTACTCGCGCCAGTGGAATCCGCTGATCGGCGTCAACGTCAGTTGGTTGAACGGTCTTGAATCGCAGTTGCGCATCAATGCCGCCAGTACCTTGACCGATGCCGTCGTGCAGCGCAGCAAAGCCCGCACATCGTCGCGCGGCGCCACGGGCTCGGTCAGCTACACTCTGCGCTCGGGCTTCCGTCTGCCGGTGCTCTGGTTCGGTTCGATGCGCCTCGAAAACTCCACGACCTTCTCGCTCAACCTCGACTATCAGACCTCGATCAACGAGAACACGCAGACGCCCGGCCAGAACAACTGGTCCACGCGCCGCGACGAGGTGCAGTGGTCCATTCAGCCGCGCATGACCTACAGCTTCTCGAACACGGTGCAAGGCGGCGCCCAGATTCAATATCAGCAAACTAAAGACAAGATCACCGACAAAGGCTCGCGCCTTTTCGAGTTCGGCATCAACGTCAATATCGCCATCCGCGGCTGA
- a CDS encoding M28 family peptidase, with the protein MLSRILITMLLTVASAHAFDQDRAYTLLQAQVAFGPRVPNSVAADSCREFLRRELSYWCDTAWVQPFQYSSADRGTSLNLFNIVGQINPKAADRVMLCGHWDARPMADRDPDSTKRHLPIDAANDGAGQIAILLEIARQLSLKPVPFGVDIVFFDGEDYGREGVTEDYLIGSRHFARTQPIPAPRYGILLDLISEKDLRIQYEMHSFMYARSIVDKVFAAAERTKAMSFVREPGQAVIDDHVPFLEKGIPVIDLIDMEYKYWHTLGDTPDKCSPYSMGEVGRVVLDVLYHEKF; encoded by the coding sequence ATGCTCTCACGAATTCTTATCACCATGCTGCTGACCGTCGCCTCGGCGCACGCGTTTGATCAAGATCGCGCCTACACGCTGTTGCAGGCGCAGGTCGCGTTTGGACCTCGTGTCCCGAACAGCGTGGCCGCCGATTCGTGCCGCGAGTTCTTGCGCCGCGAGCTCAGCTACTGGTGTGATACCGCGTGGGTACAGCCGTTTCAATACTCGAGCGCCGATCGCGGCACTTCGCTCAACCTCTTTAACATCGTCGGCCAGATCAACCCCAAAGCCGCCGACCGCGTGATGCTCTGCGGACACTGGGATGCGCGCCCGATGGCTGACCGCGACCCCGATTCCACCAAGCGCCATCTGCCGATTGACGCCGCCAACGACGGCGCGGGCCAGATCGCCATACTGCTCGAAATCGCGCGCCAACTCTCACTCAAGCCCGTCCCCTTCGGTGTGGACATCGTGTTCTTTGACGGGGAGGACTACGGTCGCGAGGGCGTCACCGAGGATTACCTGATCGGCTCGCGGCACTTCGCGCGCACGCAGCCGATTCCCGCGCCGCGCTACGGCATTCTGCTCGATTTGATCTCCGAGAAGGACCTGCGCATTCAATATGAAATGCACTCCTTCATGTACGCGCGCTCCATTGTTGACAAAGTATTCGCCGCCGCCGAACGCACCAAAGCCATGTCCTTCGTCCGCGAACCCGGTCAAGCCGTCATTGACGACCACGTTCCATTTTTGGAAAAGGGCATCCCCGTCATTGACTTGATAGACATGGAATACAAATACTGGCATACGCTCGGCGATACGCCGGACAAGTGCTCGCCTTACAGCATGGGCGAGGTCGGCCGCGTCGTGCTGGACGTACTATACCACGAGA
- a CDS encoding MATE family efflux transporter, giving the protein MFSVIESTFKKPLKQLSDGPSKAYSTPPLGLEKVLLRRVLDMGLPSMASFLLLSLYDAVNIFWLAKIGAAPVAAVTVFGAFSWVLTFPNNIVGSGSVALISRRFGQGGGSPTAEAIRATFFLKFFFGTGLGLIGVAILPWALTLYGTEPDVAKLAYHYGILNSLCFGFTMVSFSVYTAFRGIGRPQAGMWVSVIGVALNLILDPLLIFGIGPFPRLGIVGASIANSVGFITVSVVGAWLLSRKESPVVVSWSLKKLPRNEMKQVLKIGFPSGFSALSFALMNSAVVGLFAHFGTLVVALFGMAQRVLRFGHMVNVGLGLGTGALVGQYLGAREKENAWHTSRIAIRLSAIWGATFVILIWLFSKPLVTWFFQEPAAVEQGVWYLRLLVLSLPFRAGLEMMSNSYNGAGKNLTPMMFGIVMDWLLIVLFMLLLGRWLHFGPYGMLVGYALGHVAGSGLFFLIYRRGHWLVDEQL; this is encoded by the coding sequence ATGTTCTCCGTCATAGAATCCACATTCAAGAAACCGCTTAAACAGTTGAGTGACGGCCCATCGAAGGCCTACTCCACGCCTCCCTTAGGGCTGGAGAAGGTGTTGTTGCGGCGCGTCTTGGACATGGGGCTGCCCTCGATGGCGAGCTTCCTCCTCCTCAGCTTGTATGATGCGGTGAACATTTTCTGGCTGGCGAAGATCGGAGCCGCTCCGGTGGCCGCGGTGACCGTGTTCGGAGCGTTCTCGTGGGTCCTGACGTTTCCCAACAATATCGTCGGGTCAGGCAGTGTGGCCCTGATCAGTCGGCGGTTCGGACAAGGGGGAGGCAGCCCGACGGCCGAGGCCATCCGCGCAACGTTTTTCCTGAAGTTCTTTTTCGGGACGGGTTTAGGGCTTATCGGGGTGGCGATCCTGCCGTGGGCTCTAACGCTATATGGGACCGAACCTGACGTGGCGAAACTGGCCTATCATTACGGGATTCTGAACAGCCTCTGTTTCGGTTTCACCATGGTCAGCTTTTCGGTCTACACGGCGTTTAGAGGCATCGGGCGACCGCAGGCCGGGATGTGGGTGTCGGTCATCGGCGTGGCGCTGAACCTGATTCTCGATCCGCTACTCATATTTGGTATCGGTCCGTTCCCGCGGCTGGGGATTGTCGGAGCCTCGATTGCCAACTCGGTCGGTTTCATCACGGTGTCGGTGGTCGGTGCGTGGCTGCTTTCGCGCAAGGAATCGCCGGTGGTGGTTTCGTGGAGCCTCAAGAAACTGCCGCGCAACGAGATGAAACAGGTATTGAAGATCGGATTCCCGAGCGGATTCAGCGCGCTGAGTTTCGCGCTCATGAACTCGGCGGTGGTCGGGCTGTTCGCGCATTTCGGAACGCTGGTCGTGGCGCTGTTCGGCATGGCGCAGCGCGTCTTACGCTTCGGGCACATGGTCAATGTCGGACTAGGGCTGGGGACCGGTGCACTGGTGGGACAATATCTGGGCGCCCGGGAGAAAGAAAATGCGTGGCATACGTCACGAATTGCCATCAGACTTTCGGCGATCTGGGGCGCCACGTTTGTCATCCTGATCTGGCTGTTCAGCAAACCGCTGGTCACGTGGTTCTTCCAGGAGCCTGCGGCCGTGGAGCAGGGCGTGTGGTACTTGCGCCTGCTCGTGCTGTCGCTGCCGTTCCGGGCCGGCCTGGAGATGATGAGTAACTCCTACAATGGCGCGGGCAAGAATCTTACCCCGATGATGTTCGGCATTGTAATGGACTGGCTGCTGATCGTGCTGTTCATGCTGCTGTTGGGTCGGTGGCTCCACTTCGGGCCGTATGGTATGCTGGTGGGCTATGCGCTGGGGCATGTCGCGGGGAGCGGGCTGTTCTTCCTTATTTACCGACGCGGGCATTGGCTGGTGGACGAACAGCTCTGA